In Variovorax paradoxus, a single genomic region encodes these proteins:
- a CDS encoding ATP-binding cassette domain-containing protein, with translation MALITLLDAQLAFGHVPLLDHADFSLQESERVGLIGRNGAGKSSLLKILGGLEKTDDGTLQLQQNLRVAYVAQEPVLDMDADVFTAASQGLGPVIAIRDLYLSGADGLDLDALQSQIEAFDAWNWEQRVEETLHRLHLDRDARVGSLSGGTRKRVALAQALVAAPDVLLLDEPTNHLDLDSIEWLEQLLIDFKGSVVTVTHDRSFLNRVATRIVELDRGKLGSYPGNFEQYLVQKEEQLAQEAVISAKADKLLAQEEIWIRKGVEARRTRSQSRITRLQELRASRSARREVQGSVNMDVASGQSSGKIVAELTEATKSFGPKTVIRNFSGTILRGDKVGLLGPNGAGKTTLLKLILGELEPDSGKIRRGTNLQVAYFDQMRDKLDLDATLEDFISPGSEWIEIGSQKKHVKSYLSDFLFSPARANSPVRSLSGGERNRLLLARLFARPANVLVLDEPTNDLDIDTLELLENLLQDYDGTVFLVSHDRTFLDNVVTSTIAYEGDGRWREYEGSVQDWLIQSKRAREIAEQRQAAAPAPAPAPAPAAAAEPAAPKAAAAPRKKLSYKEQRELEALPAQIESLEAEQKRITEMLELDGGAIYATDSSRATELAERHAKIDDELLSALERQEELGAGR, from the coding sequence ATGGCACTCATCACACTCCTCGACGCCCAACTCGCGTTCGGTCACGTCCCGCTGCTGGATCATGCGGACTTTTCTCTTCAGGAATCGGAGCGCGTCGGCCTGATCGGCCGCAACGGCGCCGGCAAGTCTTCGCTGCTCAAGATATTGGGAGGTCTGGAAAAGACCGACGACGGCACCCTGCAGCTTCAGCAGAACCTCCGGGTCGCGTATGTTGCCCAGGAGCCGGTGCTGGACATGGACGCGGACGTCTTCACCGCCGCGAGCCAGGGCCTGGGCCCGGTCATCGCCATCAGAGACCTCTATCTCTCCGGCGCCGACGGCCTGGACCTCGATGCCCTTCAGTCCCAGATCGAAGCCTTCGACGCCTGGAACTGGGAGCAGCGCGTCGAAGAGACGCTGCATCGCCTCCACCTGGACCGCGACGCCCGCGTCGGCTCGCTCTCCGGCGGTACCCGCAAGCGCGTCGCGCTGGCCCAGGCCCTCGTGGCCGCACCCGACGTGCTTCTGCTGGACGAGCCCACCAACCACCTTGACCTCGACTCCATCGAGTGGCTCGAGCAATTGCTGATCGACTTCAAGGGCAGCGTCGTCACCGTCACCCACGACCGCAGCTTCCTGAACCGCGTCGCCACCCGCATCGTCGAACTGGACCGGGGCAAGCTGGGTTCCTATCCAGGCAACTTCGAGCAATACCTCGTGCAGAAGGAAGAGCAACTCGCCCAGGAAGCCGTGATCAGCGCCAAGGCCGACAAGCTGCTCGCCCAGGAAGAAATCTGGATCCGCAAGGGCGTGGAAGCGCGCCGCACACGCAGCCAGAGCCGCATCACCCGCCTGCAGGAACTGCGCGCCAGCCGCTCCGCGCGCCGGGAAGTGCAAGGCAGCGTCAACATGGACGTGGCGTCGGGCCAGTCCAGCGGCAAGATCGTGGCCGAACTCACCGAAGCCACCAAGTCGTTCGGCCCCAAGACGGTCATCCGCAACTTCAGCGGCACCATCCTGCGCGGCGACAAGGTCGGCCTGCTTGGCCCCAACGGCGCGGGCAAGACCACGTTGCTGAAACTGATCCTCGGCGAGCTCGAGCCCGACAGCGGCAAGATCCGCCGCGGCACCAACCTGCAGGTGGCGTACTTCGACCAGATGCGCGACAAGCTTGACCTCGACGCCACGCTTGAAGACTTCATCAGCCCCGGCAGCGAGTGGATCGAGATCGGCAGCCAGAAGAAGCACGTCAAGAGCTATCTCTCCGACTTCCTGTTCTCCCCCGCGCGCGCCAACTCCCCCGTGCGCTCCCTCAGCGGCGGCGAGCGCAACCGTCTGCTGCTGGCACGCCTGTTCGCGCGCCCCGCCAACGTGCTGGTGCTCGACGAGCCGACCAACGACCTCGACATCGACACCCTGGAACTGCTCGAAAACCTGCTGCAGGACTACGACGGCACCGTGTTCCTCGTGAGCCACGACCGGACCTTCCTCGACAACGTGGTCACCAGCACCATCGCCTATGAAGGCGACGGCCGCTGGCGCGAATACGAGGGCAGCGTGCAGGACTGGCTGATCCAGTCCAAGCGCGCGCGAGAGATCGCAGAACAGCGCCAGGCCGCCGCCCCAGCTCCGGCACCCGCCCCCGCGCCAGCCGCGGCCGCGGAACCCGCCGCGCCCAAGGCGGCTGCGGCCCCTCGCAAGAAGCTCTCTTACAAGGAACAGCGCGAACTCGAAGCGCTCCCCGCGCAAATCGAAAGCCTTGAAGCGGAGCAGAAGCGCATCACCGAGATGCTCGAACTCGACGGCGGCGCCATCTACGCGACCGATTCCTCGCGCGCCACCGAGCTCGCCGAGCGCCACGCAAAGATCGACGACGAACTGCTCTCGGCGCTCGAACGACAGGAAGAACTCGGCGCCGGCCGCTGA
- a CDS encoding phospholipase D family protein, protein MSSSLQAFFRRSTALLALLILGACAQLPQNVDRPVSTAIAAPATGTALADLVQQRRQAASARYESGFLLLGGPQAAYGSRLALIEGAQKTLDLQYYAIHADASTGRLVRGLRAAAERGVRVRVLLDDFHTTGRDALVLGLAFIPNIEMRLFNPLAGSRDSTFSRLLNSIDDASRIQQRMHNKLFLADNVMGVAGGRNLGDAYFGNATTGNFVDVDVLAAGPIVQDLSRSFDSYWNNERAYPVQSLVTREELQSMRERAKKADQELVEQAARDHDDPPRDDAPPTAEQRARAWDEKPLDLRTAAFVWAPAVMLADKPGKIPADSGPDTAKAPGLVVSQPDDKPATSRGAASLEAASDLAANGDTVVEGLLQLIGQARSSLLIISPYFVPGKDMLKAFGEARARGVSIRVLTNSLASNDAPVAHVGYARHRETLLRMGIELYELRSEQSSFGNVFGSSGGSGGVTGQSRAMLHSKVLVMDGRLLVVGSMNLDLRSQLQNTEIALLIRSDELSRAASAQIERGMSERSWHVELKDGALVWRAPAGSGLKDATSEPDTSASLRLMLKLFGPLAPDQLL, encoded by the coding sequence ATGTCTTCTTCGCTCCAAGCCTTCTTTCGTCGGTCCACCGCGCTGCTGGCGCTGCTGATCCTCGGGGCCTGCGCGCAATTGCCGCAGAACGTCGACCGGCCCGTATCGACCGCGATCGCCGCGCCAGCCACTGGCACAGCACTGGCCGATCTCGTGCAGCAGCGCCGGCAGGCCGCCAGCGCCCGCTATGAATCCGGCTTCCTGCTGCTGGGCGGGCCGCAAGCCGCCTACGGCAGCCGGCTCGCGCTGATCGAAGGCGCCCAGAAGACGCTCGACCTCCAGTACTACGCCATCCACGCCGACGCCAGCACCGGCCGCCTGGTCAGGGGCCTGCGCGCGGCCGCCGAGCGCGGCGTGCGGGTGCGGGTGCTGCTCGACGACTTCCACACCACCGGCCGCGACGCGCTGGTGCTGGGCCTGGCCTTCATCCCGAACATCGAGATGCGGCTCTTCAACCCGCTGGCCGGTTCGCGCGACTCCACCTTCAGCCGCCTGCTCAACTCGATCGACGACGCCTCGCGCATCCAGCAGCGCATGCACAACAAGCTGTTCCTGGCCGACAACGTGATGGGGGTGGCCGGCGGCCGCAACCTGGGCGACGCCTATTTCGGCAACGCGACCACCGGCAACTTCGTCGATGTCGACGTGCTGGCGGCCGGCCCGATCGTGCAAGACCTCTCGCGCAGCTTCGACAGCTACTGGAACAACGAGCGCGCCTACCCCGTGCAATCGCTGGTCACGCGCGAGGAACTGCAGTCGATGCGCGAGCGCGCGAAAAAAGCCGACCAGGAACTGGTCGAACAGGCCGCCCGCGACCACGACGACCCGCCCCGCGACGATGCGCCGCCCACCGCGGAGCAGCGCGCCCGCGCCTGGGACGAGAAGCCGCTCGACCTGCGCACCGCCGCTTTCGTCTGGGCGCCGGCCGTGATGCTGGCCGACAAGCCAGGCAAGATCCCCGCCGACTCCGGCCCCGACACCGCCAAGGCCCCCGGCCTGGTGGTCAGCCAGCCGGACGACAAGCCCGCCACATCGCGCGGCGCGGCGTCGCTCGAAGCGGCTTCCGACCTGGCCGCCAACGGCGACACCGTGGTCGAAGGCCTGCTCCAGCTGATCGGCCAGGCGCGTTCCAGCCTGCTCATCATCTCGCCCTACTTCGTCCCCGGAAAGGACATGCTGAAGGCCTTCGGCGAGGCGCGCGCCCGGGGCGTGAGCATCCGGGTGCTGACCAACTCGCTGGCCTCGAACGACGCACCGGTGGCACACGTGGGCTACGCCCGCCACCGCGAGACGCTGCTCAGGATGGGCATCGAGCTCTACGAGTTGCGCAGCGAGCAGTCGAGCTTCGGCAATGTGTTCGGCTCCTCGGGCGGCAGCGGCGGGGTCACCGGCCAGTCGCGGGCGATGCTGCACTCGAAGGTGCTCGTCATGGACGGCCGGCTGCTGGTGGTCGGCTCGATGAACCTCGACCTGCGCTCGCAGCTGCAGAACACGGAGATCGCCCTGCTGATCCGCAGCGACGAGCTCTCGCGCGCCGCGTCGGCCCAGATCGAGCGCGGCATGAGCGAGCGCTCATGGCACGTCGAGCTGAAGGACGGCGCCCTGGTGTGGCGCGCGCCCGCGGGCAGCGGCCTGAAGGACGCCACCAGCGAGCCCGACACCAGCGCCAGCCTGCGGCTGATGCTCAAGCTGTTCGGGCCGCTCGCGCCGGATCAGCTGCTCTAG